One Candidatus Caldatribacterium sp. DNA segment encodes these proteins:
- a CDS encoding radical SAM protein, translated as LEHAFFPRRTIVPYVSIVHDRVAVEIARGCTRGCRFCQAGMIYRPKRERSPEQVMEIALELLKTSGYEEISLLSLSSTDYSHIEELVERLSSVLEPYRVNVSLPSLRMDAFSVAIAKSIKRVRKSTLTFAPEAGTERLRNVINKGLRDEEILAAAENAFSSSWQEIKLYFMIGLPFEREEDIRGIGHTVREILKVGKSFKKDARVHLSIATFVPKPHTPFQWVPQERKESLEEKIRLLKDLFRPLKASVRYHWSSFEMSAVEALLARGDRRLSGVIERVYRKGGILEGWQEHFLFKRWEEALEEEGLDLSSYLHRERSFEEELPWECISCGVSKAFLWEEYERARRELLSPPCSPGKGCTRCGVCKSGAIPLPNTTP; from the coding sequence TTAGAGCATGCCTTCTTCCCTCGCCGGACCATTGTTCCGTACGTGAGCATCGTGCACGATCGAGTGGCGGTTGAAATTGCCCGAGGGTGCACCCGGGGATGCCGCTTCTGCCAAGCAGGAATGATTTACCGACCAAAGCGAGAACGTTCCCCAGAACAGGTAATGGAAATAGCCCTTGAGCTCCTTAAAACGAGCGGCTACGAGGAAATTTCTCTCCTCTCCCTGAGCAGTACAGACTACTCTCACATTGAGGAACTCGTGGAGAGGCTCTCAAGCGTCCTTGAACCTTACAGGGTGAACGTTTCTTTGCCCTCGCTGCGCATGGATGCTTTCAGCGTGGCGATTGCCAAAAGTATTAAGCGTGTGCGAAAGAGTACCCTCACCTTTGCTCCTGAAGCAGGGACAGAAAGACTGCGAAATGTCATCAACAAGGGCTTGCGAGACGAAGAGATACTTGCTGCCGCAGAAAACGCTTTTTCCTCCTCCTGGCAGGAAATCAAGCTCTACTTTATGATTGGACTGCCTTTTGAAAGGGAAGAGGACATTCGGGGTATAGGTCACACCGTTAGGGAAATCCTCAAGGTTGGCAAAAGCTTTAAGAAGGATGCCAGGGTACACCTGAGCATCGCTACCTTTGTTCCTAAACCCCATACTCCTTTCCAGTGGGTTCCGCAGGAGAGAAAAGAAAGCCTTGAAGAGAAGATTCGCCTTTTGAAAGATCTCTTCCGCCCCCTGAAGGCTTCCGTGCGGTACCACTGGTCATCCTTTGAGATGAGTGCGGTTGAAGCACTCCTTGCCCGAGGCGACCGAAGACTTTCAGGGGTCATCGAACGGGTGTACAGAAAAGGGGGTATCTTGGAGGGATGGCAGGAACACTTTCTCTTCAAGCGATGGGAAGAAGCCCTCGAGGAAGAAGGCCTTGACCTTTCCTCCTACCTCCACAGGGAACGCTCCTTCGAAGAAGAACTCCCCTGGGAGTGCATTTCCTGTGGAGTGAGCAAGGCGTTCCTTTGGGAAGA